A window from Hemibagrus wyckioides isolate EC202008001 linkage group LG19, SWU_Hwy_1.0, whole genome shotgun sequence encodes these proteins:
- the LOC131370113 gene encoding uncharacterized protein LOC131370113 isoform X1: MPSTVCVCVYFCLSVCVCVYFCLSVSVCLCVCMCVCVCLSICLCLSVCVYVCVCISVYLSVCVCVCISVYLSLSVCVYFYLSVSVCLCVYFCLSVSVCLCVCVCVFLSICLCLSVCVCVCVFLSICLCLSVCVFLSICLCLSVCVCVFLSICLCLSACVCVCISVCLSLSVCVCVFLSICLCLCVCVCVCISVYLSLCMCVYFCLSVSVCVCVYFCLSVSVCLCLCVYFCLCLCVCLCISLYLSLSVCVCVCISVYLSLSVCVCVCISVYLSLSVCLCVCVCVFLSICLCVCVCVCVCISVYLSLSVCVCLCVYFCLCLCVCLCISLYLSLSVCVCVRE, translated from the coding sequence ATGCcatcaacagtgtgtgtgtgtgtgtatttctgtctatctgtctgtgtgtgtgtgtatttctgtctatctgtctctgtctgtctgtgtgtgtgtatgtgtgtgtgtgtatgtctgtctatctgtctctgtctgtctgtgtgtgtgtatgtgtgtgtgtgtatttctgtctatctgtctgtgtgtgtgtgtgtgtgtatttctgtctatctgtctctgtctgtgtgtgtgtatttctatctatctgtctctgtctgtctgtgtgtgtatttctgtctatctgtctctgtctgtctgtgtgtgtgtgtgtgtgtatttctgtctatctgtctctgtctgtctgtgtgtgtgtgtgtgtgtgtatttctgtctatctgtctctgtctgtctgtgtgtgtatttctgtctatctgtctctgtctgtctgtgtgtgtgtgtgtatttctgtctatctgtctctgtctgtctgcgtgtgtgtgtgtgtgtatttctgtctgtctgtctctgtctgtctgtgtctgtgtatttctgtctatctgtctctgtctgtgtgtgtgtgtgtgtgtgtgtatttctgtttatctgtctctgtgtatgtgtgtgtatttctgtctatctgtctctgtctgtgtgtgtgtgtatttctgtctatctgtctctgtctgtctctgtctgtgtgtgtatttctgtctctgtctctgtgtgtgtctgtgtatttctctctatctgtctctgtctgtctgtgtgtgtgtgtgtatttctgtctatctgtctctgtctgtctgtgtgtgtgtgtgtatttctgtctatctgtctctgtctgtctgtctgtgtgtgtgtgtgtgtgtatttctgtctatctgtctctgtgtatgtgtgtgtgtgtgtgtgtgtatttctgtctatctgtctctgtctgtctgtgtctgtctgtgtgtgtatttctgtctctgtctctgtgtgtgtctgtgtatttctctctatctgtctctgtctgtctgtgtgtgtgtgagagagtag
- the LOC131370113 gene encoding uncharacterized protein LOC131370113 isoform X2, with protein sequence MSVYLSLSVCVCVCVCVYFCLSVCVCVCVYFCLSVSVCVCVFLSICLCLSVCVFLSICLCLSVCVCVCISVYLSLSVCVCVCVCISVYLSLSVCVCISVYLSLSVCVCVCISVYLSLSVCVCVCVYFCLSVSVCLCLCISVYLSLSVCVCVCVYFCLSVSVYVCVFLSICLCLCVCVFLSICLCLSLSVCVFLSLSLCVSVYFSLSVSVCLCVCVYFCLSVSVCLCVCVYFCLSVSVCLSVCVCVCISVYLSLCMCVCVCVYFCLSVSVCLCLSVCVFLSLSLCVSVYFSLSVSVCLCVCERVVLTTFRQSVF encoded by the coding sequence atgtctgtctatctgtctctgtctgtctgtgtgtgtgtatgtgtgtgtgtgtatttctgtctatctgtctgtgtgtgtgtgtgtgtgtatttctgtctatctgtctctgtctgtgtgtgtgtatttctatctatctgtctctgtctgtctgtgtgtgtatttctgtctatctgtctctgtctgtctgtgtgtgtgtgtgtgtgtatttctgtctatctgtctctgtctgtctgtgtgtgtgtgtgtgtgtgtatttctgtctatctgtctctgtctgtctgtgtgtgtatttctgtctatctgtctctgtctgtctgtgtgtgtgtgtgtatttctgtctatctgtctctgtctgtctgcgtgtgtgtgtgtgtgtatttctgtctgtctgtctctgtctgtctgtgtctgtgtatttctgtctatctgtctctgtctgtgtgtgtgtgtgtgtgtgtgtatttctgtttatctgtctctgtgtatgtgtgtgtatttctgtctatctgtctctgtctgtgtgtgtgtgtatttctgtctatctgtctctgtctgtctctgtctgtgtgtgtatttctgtctctgtctctgtgtgtgtctgtgtatttctctctatctgtctctgtctgtctgtgtgtgtgtgtgtatttctgtctatctgtctctgtctgtctgtgtgtgtgtgtgtatttctgtctatctgtctctgtctgtctgtctgtgtgtgtgtgtgtgtgtatttctgtctatctgtctctgtgtatgtgtgtgtgtgtgtgtgtgtatttctgtctatctgtctctgtctgtctgtgtctgtctgtgtgtgtatttctgtctctgtctctgtgtgtgtctgtgtatttctctctatctgtctctgtctgtctgtgtgtgtgtgagagagtagtACTAACCACCTTTCGTCAAAGTGTATTTTGA